One genomic segment of Burkholderiaceae bacterium includes these proteins:
- a CDS encoding DNA polymerase III subunit delta' produces MSEALAPWTARQLQALLAQRGHAWLLQGPSGLGQFELALAMVRAWLCDQPTPQGACGHCPSCHGIDVHAHPDLVVLMPETEMLARGWPLPERAQAEIDDKKRKPSRDIRVDAMREAIEFAQRTSGRGRGKALLIYPAERMNAVTANALLKTLEEPPGDARFVLASDAAHLLLPTIRSRCQAHTLAWPAEAEALAWLAGQGVAAAAAPGLLRAAGGRPAAALALAGEADGARAWAELPQALSRGDASALAGLPVPEAVARLQKLCHDLLARQVGAPPRFFDAADLPARALSPAALTRWWKQLAESARSAEHPLNPGLVTEFLANAARQALNSRP; encoded by the coding sequence AGTTCGAGCTGGCCCTCGCCATGGTGCGGGCCTGGCTGTGTGATCAGCCCACGCCGCAAGGCGCCTGCGGCCATTGCCCCAGCTGCCACGGCATCGACGTGCACGCCCACCCCGACCTGGTGGTGCTGATGCCCGAGACCGAGATGCTGGCGCGCGGCTGGCCGCTGCCCGAGCGGGCGCAGGCCGAGATCGACGACAAGAAGCGCAAGCCCAGCCGCGACATCCGGGTCGACGCCATGCGCGAGGCGATCGAATTTGCCCAGCGCACCAGCGGGCGCGGGCGCGGCAAGGCGCTGCTGATCTACCCGGCCGAGCGCATGAACGCGGTCACCGCCAACGCCCTGCTCAAGACGCTGGAAGAGCCCCCGGGCGACGCCCGCTTCGTGCTGGCCAGCGACGCCGCGCACCTGCTGCTGCCCACCATCCGCAGCCGCTGCCAGGCCCACACCCTGGCCTGGCCCGCCGAGGCCGAAGCCCTGGCCTGGCTGGCAGGGCAGGGCGTGGCCGCTGCGGCCGCCCCTGGCCTGCTGCGCGCCGCTGGCGGTCGGCCGGCCGCCGCGCTGGCCCTGGCGGGCGAGGCTGACGGCGCCCGCGCCTGGGCCGAGCTGCCGCAGGCCCTGAGCCGGGGCGACGCCAGCGCCCTGGCCGGCCTGCCCGTGCCGGAGGCCGTGGCGCGCCTGCAAAAGCTGTGCCACGACCTGCTGGCGCGGCAGGTGGGCGCGCCGCCGCGCTTTTTCGACGCCGCCGACCTGCCCGCGCGCGCGCTGTCGCCGGCGGCGCTCACGCGCTGGTGGAAGCAGCTGGCCGAGTCTGCGCGCAGCGCCGAGCATCCGCTGAACCCCGGTTTGGTGACGGAATTCCTGGCCAATGCCGCGCGTCAGGCCCTAAACTCCAGGCCCTGA
- a CDS encoding PilZ domain-containing protein produces MSTSSSTPSAIPQVARPSVIQLAIKEKAALHAAYIPAFSEGGIFVPSAREHRLGDEIYVLLTLLDDPQRYPVAGKVAWITPARAPGHRTQGVGIRFPKDEKSEQLKAKIEQLLGASLGSDRSTQTF; encoded by the coding sequence ATGTCCACCTCGTCCTCCACGCCAAGCGCCATCCCGCAGGTCGCCCGGCCCAGCGTCATCCAGCTGGCCATCAAGGAAAAGGCAGCCCTGCACGCCGCCTACATCCCCGCCTTCAGCGAGGGCGGCATCTTCGTGCCCAGCGCGCGCGAACACCGCCTGGGCGACGAGATCTACGTGCTGCTGACCCTGCTGGACGACCCGCAGCGCTACCCGGTGGCGGGCAAGGTGGCCTGGATCACGCCCGCGCGCGCCCCGGGCCACCGCACCCAGGGCGTGGGCATCCGCTTTCCCAAGGACGAGAAGTCCGAGCAGCTCAAGGCCAAGATCGAGCAGCTGCTGGGCGCCTCGCTCGGTTCCGATCGGTCGACGCAGACGTTCTGA
- a CDS encoding TatD family hydrolase: protein MFTDSHCHLTFPELAADWPAIRAAMAAAQVTRALCISTTMEEFPQVQALAAQHDNLWATVGVHPDSEDVHEPGVAELVAAAAQPKVVAIGETGLDYYQMDERKGGRGVADLDWQRARFRTHIRAARQARLPLVIHTRAASADTLAILDEEGEDGRAGSAGGVFHCFTESAEVARAALQRGFYISFSGIVTFKSARELQAVAAWVPEDRLLIETDSPYLAPVPFRGKTNTPALVPHVAARLAELRGVSVQRIAQVTSDNFTRLFARVAA, encoded by the coding sequence ATGTTCACCGATTCCCACTGCCACCTCACTTTCCCTGAACTCGCGGCCGACTGGCCCGCCATCCGCGCGGCCATGGCCGCCGCCCAGGTCACGCGCGCGCTGTGCATCAGCACCACCATGGAGGAGTTTCCCCAGGTGCAGGCGCTGGCCGCGCAGCACGACAACCTGTGGGCCACGGTGGGCGTGCACCCCGACAGCGAGGACGTGCACGAGCCCGGCGTGGCCGAGCTGGTGGCGGCCGCGGCCCAGCCCAAGGTGGTGGCCATCGGCGAGACGGGCCTGGACTACTACCAGATGGACGAGCGCAAGGGCGGCCGCGGCGTGGCCGATCTGGACTGGCAGCGCGCGCGCTTTCGCACCCACATCCGGGCGGCGCGCCAAGCGCGGCTGCCGCTGGTCATCCACACCCGCGCCGCCTCCGCCGACACCCTGGCCATCCTGGACGAGGAGGGCGAGGACGGCCGCGCGGGCAGCGCCGGCGGCGTGTTCCACTGCTTCACCGAAAGCGCCGAGGTGGCGCGCGCCGCACTGCAGCGGGGCTTCTACATCTCGTTTTCAGGCATCGTCACCTTCAAGAGCGCGCGCGAGCTGCAGGCCGTGGCCGCCTGGGTGCCCGAGGACCGGCTGCTGATCGAGACCGACTCGCCCTACCTGGCGCCGGTGCCCTTTCGCGGCAAGACCAACACCCCCGCGCTGGTGCCCCACGTGGCCGCGCGCCTGGCCGAGCTGCGCGGTGTGAGCGTGCAGCGCATCGCCCAGGTCACCAGCGACAACTTCACGCGGCTGTTTGCTCGGGTGGCGGCATGA
- a CDS encoding ankyrin repeat domain-containing protein: MKRAAFLKTFSLLLGLGALAPAWAYDSGDFFRAILQDNDGAMRRILEDGFDPNTKNEKGVPGLYLALQEDSMKVARLLVASRRTRGEQRNAKDESVLMMAAYKGDLDIARALIDKDADVNKPGWTPLHYAATKGHLRMMDLLLEHYAFIDAQAPNGNTPLMMAAFYSTPEAVKLLIEAGADLNLRNSAGKAALDLAQMSNHRNSADLIIEALRRAQGVPRGQW; this comes from the coding sequence ATGAAACGCGCGGCCTTCCTCAAGACCTTTAGCCTGCTGCTGGGCCTGGGCGCGCTGGCGCCGGCCTGGGCCTACGACAGCGGCGACTTCTTTCGCGCCATCCTGCAGGACAACGACGGCGCCATGCGCCGCATCCTGGAGGACGGGTTCGACCCCAACACCAAGAACGAAAAAGGCGTGCCCGGCCTGTACCTGGCGCTGCAGGAGGACTCGATGAAGGTCGCCCGCCTGCTCGTGGCCTCGCGCCGCACCCGGGGCGAGCAGCGCAACGCCAAGGACGAGAGCGTGCTGATGATGGCCGCCTACAAGGGCGATCTGGACATCGCGCGCGCGCTGATCGACAAGGATGCCGACGTCAACAAGCCGGGCTGGACGCCGCTGCACTACGCCGCCACCAAGGGCCACCTGAGGATGATGGACCTGCTGCTGGAGCACTACGCCTTCATCGACGCCCAGGCGCCCAACGGCAACACGCCGCTGATGATGGCCGCCTTCTACAGCACGCCCGAAGCCGTCAAGCTGCTGATCGAAGCGGGCGCCGACCTGAACCTGCGCAACAGCGCCGGCAAGGCGGCGCTGGACCTGGCGCAGATGAGCAACCACCGCAATTCGGCCGATCTGATCATTGAGGCGCTGCGCCGCGCCCAGGGCGTGCCGCGCGGCCAGTGGTGA
- a CDS encoding AbrB/MazE/SpoVT family DNA-binding domain-containing protein gives MTFTATLSSKFQISIPKAVREEQHWQAGQEFVFIPKGKGVLVMPLPELSQLAGIAKDARKDGYRDRKDRY, from the coding sequence ATGACTTTCACCGCCACGCTGTCGAGCAAGTTCCAGATCTCCATTCCCAAGGCCGTGCGCGAAGAGCAGCACTGGCAGGCCGGGCAGGAGTTCGTGTTCATCCCCAAGGGCAAGGGCGTGCTCGTCATGCCCTTGCCTGAGCTGAGCCAATTGGCCGGCATCGCCAAGGATGCCCGCAAGGACGGTTATCGCGACCGCAAGGACCGCTACTGA
- a CDS encoding type II toxin-antitoxin system VapC family toxin codes for MAPPLRVVDTSAWIEWLVGSALGRRLGREIPDKPQCIVPTIVQLELSKWLVREVGEERADQVIAYTQKCVVVPLDTAIALLAADLHREHKLATADAIVYATALHHRAELLTCDAHFERLPGVVFFAKSE; via the coding sequence ATGGCACCGCCCCTGCGGGTCGTCGATACCTCGGCCTGGATCGAGTGGCTCGTTGGCAGCGCACTGGGTCGCAGGCTGGGCCGGGAGATTCCCGACAAGCCGCAGTGCATCGTGCCCACCATCGTGCAGTTGGAGCTGTCCAAGTGGCTGGTGCGCGAAGTGGGTGAAGAGCGGGCGGACCAGGTGATCGCCTACACGCAAAAATGCGTGGTCGTGCCGCTGGACACGGCCATCGCCTTGCTGGCCGCCGACCTGCACCGAGAGCACAAGCTGGCCACCGCCGATGCCATCGTGTATGCCACGGCTCTCCACCACCGCGCCGAGCTGCTGACTTGCGACGCTCACTTCGAGCGCCTACCGGGGGTGGTGTTCTTTGCAAAGAGCGAATAG
- the thrS gene encoding threonine--tRNA ligase, with product MVQITLADGSKRDFEGPVTVAEVAQSISPGLAKAALGGKLGGKLVDTSHAITADTSLTIVTARDAEGLEMIRHSTAHLLAYAVKELFPDAQVTIGPVIENGFYYDFSYKRPFTPEDLAAIEKKMGELAAKDEPVVRRVLPRDEAVAYFKGLGEHYKAEIIASIPSNEDVSLYREGAFEDLCRGPHVPSTGKLKYFKLMKVAGAYWRGDHRNEMLQRIYGTAWASKDELAQYLHMLEEAEKRDHRKLGRELDLFHIDEHSPGTVFWHAKGWALWQEVEQYMRRVYRDNGYQEVKGPQLLDKSLWEKTGHWDKYRENMFTTESEKRDYALKPMNCPGHILIFKQGVKSYRDLPLRYGEFGACHRNEPTGGLHGIMRVRAFTQDDGHIFCTEDQILAECTAYTTLLQKVYADFGFTDIIYKVATRPEQRIGADAVWDKAEHALIESLKASGCAFEIAPGDGAFYGPKIEYTLKDAIGRQWQCGTMQVDFSMAARLEAEYVGEDGARHTPVMLHRAIVGSLERFIGILIEQHAGALPVWLAPVQVMVSGITDAQADYVKHVAKTLRDQGLRVETDLRNEKITYKIREHSLQKLPYILVVGDKEKAAGAVAVRGRGNLDLGVEPLEAFAKRIAQDISSKA from the coding sequence ATGGTTCAAATCACGCTGGCCGACGGCTCGAAACGCGACTTCGAGGGTCCCGTCACGGTGGCCGAGGTGGCCCAGTCCATCAGCCCCGGCCTGGCCAAGGCGGCCCTGGGCGGCAAGCTGGGTGGCAAGCTGGTGGACACCAGCCACGCGATCACGGCCGACACGTCGCTCACCATCGTCACGGCGCGCGACGCCGAGGGGCTGGAGATGATCCGCCACTCCACCGCCCACCTGCTGGCCTACGCCGTCAAGGAGCTGTTTCCGGACGCGCAGGTCACCATCGGCCCGGTGATCGAGAACGGCTTTTACTACGACTTCAGCTACAAGCGCCCCTTCACGCCCGAGGACCTGGCCGCCATCGAGAAGAAGATGGGCGAGCTGGCCGCCAAGGACGAGCCGGTGGTGCGCCGCGTGCTACCGCGCGACGAGGCCGTGGCCTACTTCAAGGGCCTGGGCGAGCACTACAAGGCCGAGATCATCGCCAGCATCCCCAGCAATGAGGACGTGAGCCTGTACCGCGAGGGTGCGTTCGAGGACCTGTGCCGCGGCCCGCACGTGCCCAGCACCGGCAAGCTCAAGTATTTCAAGCTGATGAAGGTGGCCGGCGCCTACTGGCGGGGCGACCACCGCAACGAGATGCTGCAGCGCATCTACGGCACGGCCTGGGCCAGCAAGGACGAGCTGGCGCAGTACCTGCACATGCTCGAAGAGGCCGAAAAGCGCGACCACCGCAAGCTGGGCCGCGAGCTGGACTTGTTCCACATCGACGAGCACTCGCCCGGCACCGTGTTCTGGCACGCCAAGGGCTGGGCGCTGTGGCAGGAGGTGGAGCAGTACATGCGCCGCGTGTACCGCGACAACGGCTACCAGGAGGTCAAGGGCCCGCAGCTGCTGGACAAGTCGCTGTGGGAGAAGACCGGCCACTGGGACAAGTACCGCGAGAACATGTTCACCACCGAGAGCGAAAAGCGCGACTACGCGCTCAAGCCGATGAACTGCCCGGGCCACATCCTGATCTTCAAGCAGGGCGTCAAGAGCTACCGCGACCTGCCGCTGCGCTACGGCGAGTTCGGCGCCTGCCACCGCAACGAGCCCACGGGCGGCCTGCACGGCATCATGCGCGTGCGCGCCTTCACGCAGGACGACGGCCACATCTTCTGCACCGAGGACCAGATCCTGGCCGAGTGCACCGCCTACACCACGCTTTTGCAAAAGGTGTATGCCGACTTCGGCTTCACCGACATCATCTACAAGGTGGCCACCCGGCCCGAGCAGCGCATCGGCGCGGACGCGGTGTGGGACAAGGCCGAGCACGCGCTGATCGAGAGCCTGAAGGCCTCGGGCTGCGCGTTCGAGATCGCGCCGGGCGATGGCGCCTTCTACGGCCCCAAGATCGAATACACGCTCAAGGACGCCATCGGACGCCAGTGGCAGTGCGGCACCATGCAGGTCGATTTCTCGATGGCCGCACGGCTGGAGGCCGAATACGTGGGCGAGGACGGCGCGCGCCACACCCCCGTCATGCTTCACCGCGCCATCGTCGGCAGCCTGGAGCGCTTCATCGGCATCCTGATCGAGCAGCACGCCGGCGCGCTGCCGGTGTGGCTGGCGCCGGTGCAGGTGATGGTCAGCGGCATCACCGACGCGCAGGCCGATTACGTCAAGCATGTGGCGAAAACGCTGCGCGATCAAGGGCTTAGGGTGGAGACGGACCTGCGCAACGAGAAAATTACCTATAAAATACGCGAGCATTCGTTGCAAAAGCTGCCCTACATCCTGGTCGTGGGCGACAAGGAAAAGGCCGCTGGCGCCGTCGCAGTGCGTGGGCGGGGTAATCTGGACCTCGGCGTGGAGCCGCTCGAAGCGTTTGCCAAACGCATCGCGCAGGACATCTCCTCTAAAGCCTGA
- the infC gene encoding translation initiation factor IF-3, producing the protein MATNFRDRRHREERAHRLNREIMAPEVRLNGPDNEPLGIVPIQEALRMAGELDVDLVEIAATAVPPVCRLMDYGKFKYQEQKKAAEAKAKQTVIEIKEVKFRPATDDGDYNIKLRNIRRFLADGDKIKVTLRFRGREITHQELGMALLDRVRADLADSIVVEQFPKLEGRQMIMMLAPARKKAGGSAPAKAVAPAGEETATPASAG; encoded by the coding sequence ATCGCTACCAATTTCCGTGACCGCCGCCATCGTGAGGAGCGCGCGCATCGCCTGAACCGAGAAATCATGGCGCCCGAAGTGCGCCTGAACGGCCCCGACAACGAACCGCTGGGCATCGTGCCCATCCAGGAGGCCCTGCGCATGGCGGGCGAGCTGGACGTCGATCTGGTCGAGATCGCCGCCACTGCGGTTCCGCCCGTCTGCCGCCTGATGGACTACGGCAAGTTCAAGTACCAGGAGCAGAAGAAGGCGGCCGAGGCCAAGGCCAAGCAGACGGTCATCGAGATCAAGGAAGTGAAGTTCCGCCCGGCCACCGATGACGGCGACTACAACATCAAGCTGCGCAACATCCGCCGCTTTCTGGCCGATGGCGACAAGATCAAGGTCACGCTGCGCTTTCGCGGCCGCGAGATCACGCACCAGGAGCTGGGCATGGCCCTGCTCGACCGCGTGCGCGCCGACCTGGCCGACTCCATCGTGGTCGAGCAGTTTCCCAAGCTGGAGGGCCGCCAGATGATCATGATGCTGGCGCCGGCGCGCAAGAAGGCCGGCGGCAGCGCCCCGGCCAAGGCGGTGGCCCCGGCGGGCGAGGAGACGGCCACGCCGGCATCGGCCGGCTGA
- the rpmI gene encoding 50S ribosomal protein L35, translating to MPKMKTKSSAKKRFRVRPGGTVKRGQAFKRHILTKKTTKNKRHLRGAVNVHETNMGHMAQMLPFAGL from the coding sequence ATGCCCAAGATGAAGACCAAGAGCAGCGCGAAAAAGCGTTTTCGCGTTCGTCCCGGTGGCACCGTCAAGCGCGGTCAAGCCTTCAAGCGTCACATCCTGACCAAGAAGACCACCAAGAACAAGCGCCATCTGCGTGGAGCGGTGAATGTGCATGAGACCAACATGGGTCACATGGCGCAGATGCTGCCCTTTGCCGGCCTTTGA
- the rplT gene encoding 50S ribosomal protein L20, whose translation MPRVKRGVTARARHKKILALAKGFRGRRKNVFRVAKQAVMKAGQYAYRDRRNKKRVFRRLWIARINAAARECGITYSQFINGMSKAGIELDRKVLADLAVHDKAAFAGIVEQAKAKLA comes from the coding sequence ATGCCTCGCGTCAAACGTGGTGTAACCGCCCGTGCTCGTCACAAGAAGATTCTCGCCCTGGCCAAGGGTTTCCGCGGCCGCCGCAAGAACGTCTTTCGCGTCGCCAAACAGGCGGTGATGAAGGCAGGCCAGTACGCCTACCGTGATCGCCGCAACAAAAAGCGCGTCTTCCGCCGCCTGTGGATCGCCCGCATCAACGCCGCCGCGCGGGAATGCGGCATCACCTACAGCCAGTTCATCAATGGCATGAGCAAGGCCGGCATCGAGCTGGACCGCAAGGTACTGGCCGACCTGGCCGTGCACGACAAGGCCGCTTTTGCCGGCATCGTCGAGCAGGCCAAGGCCAAGCTGGCCTGA
- the pheS gene encoding phenylalanine--tRNA ligase subunit alpha — MTAIAPPSDLAELVHSATERFAQSATPAELENAKAQFLGKAGRVTELMKGLGQLGIDEKKSRGAAINQAKQAIEAALGARRQALQDAELAQQLQAEALDVTLPGRERGMGGLHPISRAWERIEQVFASMGFDIADGPEIESDWFNFTALNNPPNHPARSMQDTFYVDLSGEDGQPFCLRTHTSPMQIRYATAHAKKHAEQLARGEMSEIRVIAPGRTYRVDNDATHSPMFHQVEGLWLGENVSFKDLKVTYLNFCKAFFETDDLILRFRPSYFPFTEPSAEIDIQFSSGPLAGKWLEVSGSGQVHPQVVRNMGLDPERFIGFAFGSGIDRLAMLRYGVNDLRLFFEGDTRFLSQFR, encoded by the coding sequence ATGACCGCGATCGCCCCACCCAGTGACCTTGCCGAGCTGGTGCACAGCGCCACCGAGCGCTTTGCGCAAAGCGCCACCCCTGCCGAGCTGGAAAACGCCAAGGCGCAGTTCCTGGGCAAGGCCGGCCGCGTGACCGAGCTGATGAAGGGCCTGGGCCAACTCGGCATCGACGAGAAGAAGTCGCGTGGCGCCGCCATCAACCAGGCCAAGCAGGCCATCGAGGCCGCGCTGGGCGCGCGCCGCCAGGCGCTGCAGGACGCCGAGCTGGCGCAGCAGCTGCAGGCCGAGGCACTGGACGTGACCTTGCCCGGCCGCGAGCGCGGCATGGGTGGCCTGCACCCGATCTCGCGCGCCTGGGAGCGCATCGAGCAGGTGTTTGCCAGCATGGGCTTCGACATCGCCGACGGCCCCGAGATCGAGAGCGACTGGTTCAACTTCACCGCGCTGAACAACCCGCCCAACCACCCGGCGCGTTCGATGCAGGACACCTTCTACGTTGACCTCAGCGGCGAGGACGGTCAGCCGTTTTGCCTGCGCACCCACACCAGCCCGATGCAGATCCGCTACGCCACGGCGCATGCCAAAAAGCACGCCGAGCAGCTTGCGCGCGGTGAGATGAGCGAGATCCGTGTCATCGCGCCCGGGCGCACCTACCGCGTGGACAACGACGCCACGCACTCGCCCATGTTCCACCAGGTCGAGGGCCTGTGGCTGGGCGAGAACGTGAGCTTCAAGGACCTGAAGGTCACCTACCTGAACTTCTGCAAGGCCTTCTTCGAGACCGATGACCTGATCCTGCGCTTTCGGCCCAGCTACTTCCCCTTTACCGAGCCCAGCGCCGAGATCGACATCCAGTTCTCGAGCGGCCCGCTGGCCGGCAAATGGCTGGAGGTGTCGGGCTCGGGCCAGGTGCACCCGCAGGTGGTGCGCAACATGGGGCTCGACCCCGAGCGCTTCATCGGCTTTGCCTTCGGCTCGGGCATCGACCGCCTGGCCATGCTGCGCTACGGCGTGAACGACTTGCGCCTGTTCTTCGAGGGCGACACCCGTTTCCTGAGCCAGTTTCGCTGA
- a CDS encoding phenylalanine--tRNA ligase subunit beta has translation MQFPESWLRSFCNPPLSTQELADTLTMGGFEVESLRPVAPPFTRIVVGEIKEAVQHPNADRLRVCQVDAGQGALLGIVCGAPNARAGIKVPCALVGAELPPGEDGKPFVIKVGKLRGVESQGMLCSARELGLSDDHGGLLELPAELAVGQDLRAALDLDDTVLELKLTPNLGHALSVYGVARELSALTGAPLQTPAIAPVAAGMAEVLPVTVSAPELCGRFSGRVIRHVDTRAATPAWMVDRLARCGQRSVSALVDISNYVMFEYGRPTHIFDLDKIHGGLHVRWGRAGERLKLLNGNTVELDETVGVIADAHAVESLAGIMGGDATAVSDDTRSIYVEAAFWWPDTVAGRSRRYNFATDAGHRFERGVDPSLTVAHIERITQLIIDICGTPQTQCGPIDDQQPQMPAPQPVTLRVARAAKVIGMPLTQAQCADVLRRLGLSFTEGEGTLTVAPPAYRFDLRIEEDLIEEVARIIGYQQLPETAPLAPSVPRTRSESRRSAFDVRHALADLGYLETINFSFVDEAWERDLAGNANPVRLLNPIASQMNVMRSSLLGSLLDVLKHNVDRRASRLRVFEVGRVFLRDASVATTDHSVRGVNQPLRVAGLIHGPAQRQGWGGAERPADFYDAKGDVQALLAPRLARFERAEHPALHPGRCASVHLAGQLIGHVGELHPRWRQAWGLSHAPVLFELDLQAVLQRPMPTLAALPRQLPVERDLAVVVAEGVTHEQLQQCVRGAAVDARLLDVTLFDIYRPKPGAEAAAGMSAGEKSMALRLVLDDAEGQSLADERIDAAVGAVLAALQAQLGARLRA, from the coding sequence ATGCAGTTTCCCGAATCCTGGTTGCGCAGCTTCTGCAACCCGCCGCTGTCCACGCAAGAGCTGGCCGACACCCTGACCATGGGCGGCTTCGAGGTCGAATCCCTGCGCCCGGTCGCGCCCCCGTTCACCCGCATCGTGGTGGGCGAGATCAAGGAGGCGGTGCAGCACCCCAACGCCGACCGCCTGCGCGTGTGCCAGGTCGATGCGGGGCAGGGCGCCTTGCTGGGCATCGTGTGCGGCGCGCCCAACGCCCGCGCCGGCATCAAGGTGCCGTGCGCGCTGGTGGGCGCCGAGCTGCCGCCGGGCGAGGACGGCAAGCCCTTCGTCATCAAGGTGGGCAAGCTGCGCGGGGTCGAAAGCCAGGGCATGCTGTGCTCGGCGCGCGAGCTGGGCCTGTCGGACGACCACGGCGGCCTGCTGGAGCTGCCCGCCGAGCTGGCCGTGGGCCAGGATCTGCGCGCCGCGCTCGATCTGGACGACACCGTGCTCGAGCTCAAGCTCACGCCCAACCTGGGCCACGCGCTCAGCGTCTACGGCGTGGCGCGCGAGCTCTCGGCGCTGACCGGCGCCCCGCTGCAAACGCCCGCGATCGCGCCGGTGGCGGCCGGCATGGCCGAGGTGCTGCCCGTCACCGTCAGCGCGCCCGAGCTGTGCGGGCGCTTCTCGGGCCGCGTGATCCGCCACGTCGACACCCGCGCCGCCACCCCCGCGTGGATGGTCGATCGCCTGGCGCGCTGTGGCCAGCGCAGCGTGAGCGCGCTGGTGGACATCTCTAACTACGTGATGTTCGAATACGGCCGGCCGACCCACATCTTCGACCTGGACAAGATCCACGGCGGGCTTCATGTCCGCTGGGGCCGCGCCGGCGAGCGGCTCAAGCTGCTGAACGGCAACACCGTCGAGCTGGATGAAACCGTGGGCGTGATCGCCGATGCGCACGCCGTCGAGTCCCTGGCCGGCATCATGGGCGGCGACGCCACGGCGGTGTCCGACGACACGCGAAGCATCTACGTCGAGGCCGCCTTCTGGTGGCCCGATACCGTGGCCGGCCGCTCGCGCCGCTACAACTTCGCCACCGACGCGGGCCACCGCTTCGAGCGCGGCGTCGATCCCTCGCTGACGGTGGCGCACATCGAGCGCATCACGCAGCTCATCATCGACATCTGCGGCACGCCGCAAACGCAGTGCGGCCCCATCGACGACCAGCAGCCCCAAATGCCTGCGCCCCAGCCCGTCACGCTGCGCGTGGCGCGCGCGGCCAAGGTCATCGGCATGCCGCTCACGCAGGCGCAGTGCGCCGACGTGCTGCGCCGCCTGGGCCTGAGCTTCACCGAAGGCGAGGGCACGCTGACCGTGGCGCCGCCGGCGTATCGGTTCGACCTGCGCATCGAGGAAGACCTGATCGAGGAGGTGGCGCGCATCATCGGCTACCAGCAGTTGCCCGAGACCGCGCCGCTGGCCCCCAGCGTGCCGCGTACGCGCTCCGAATCGCGCCGCAGCGCCTTCGACGTGCGCCATGCCTTGGCCGACCTGGGCTATCTGGAGACCATCAACTTCAGCTTCGTCGACGAGGCCTGGGAGCGCGATCTGGCCGGCAACGCCAACCCGGTGCGCCTGCTCAACCCCATCGCCAGCCAGATGAACGTGATGCGCTCGTCGCTGCTGGGCTCGCTGCTGGACGTGCTCAAGCACAACGTCGACCGCCGCGCCAGCCGCCTGCGCGTGTTCGAGGTCGGGCGCGTGTTCCTGCGCGACGCCTCGGTGGCCACCACCGACCACAGCGTGCGCGGCGTGAACCAGCCGCTGCGCGTGGCGGGCCTGATTCATGGGCCGGCCCAGCGCCAGGGTTGGGGCGGCGCCGAGCGGCCGGCCGACTTTTACGACGCCAAGGGCGACGTGCAGGCGCTGCTGGCGCCGCGGCTCGCCCGCTTCGAACGCGCCGAGCACCCGGCCCTGCATCCCGGCCGCTGCGCCAGCGTGCACCTGGCGGGGCAGCTCATCGGCCACGTGGGCGAGCTGCATCCGCGCTGGCGCCAGGCCTGGGGCTTGTCGCATGCGCCGGTGCTGTTCGAGCTGGACTTGCAGGCCGTGCTGCAGCGCCCCATGCCCACGCTGGCGGCGCTGCCGCGCCAGCTGCCGGTGGAGCGCGACCTGGCCGTGGTCGTGGCCGAAGGCGTGACGCACGAGCAACTGCAGCAGTGCGTGCGCGGCGCAGCGGTGGATGCGCGCCTGCTGGACGTTACTTTGTTCGACATCTACCGGCCCAAGCCCGGCGCCGAGGCTGCGGCGGGAATGTCGGCGGGTGAAAAGAGCATGGCCTTGCGCCTGGTGCTGGACGACGCCGAGGGCCAGAGCCTGGCCGACGAGCGCATCGATGCGGCGGTGGGCGCCGTGCTGGCCGCCTTGCAGGCGCAACTGGGCGCGCGCCTGCGGGCCTGA
- a CDS encoding integration host factor subunit alpha: protein MSADPSPIATLAVDSLETSALTKAQLAELLFEQIGLNKREAKEMVDAFFELISQSLVGGEEVKLSGFGNFQLRIKAPRPGRNPRTGELIPIEARQVVTFHASQKLKDQVQGAAGADPGAA, encoded by the coding sequence ATGTCCGCGGACCCATCCCCCATCGCCACGCTGGCGGTCGACAGCCTGGAAACCTCGGCCTTGACCAAGGCCCAGCTGGCCGAACTGCTGTTCGAGCAGATCGGCCTGAACAAGCGCGAAGCCAAGGAGATGGTGGATGCGTTCTTCGAGCTGATCAGCCAGTCCCTGGTGGGCGGCGAGGAGGTCAAGCTCTCGGGCTTCGGCAACTTCCAGTTGCGCATCAAGGCGCCGCGTCCCGGCCGCAACCCGCGCACGGGCGAGCTCATTCCCATCGAGGCGCGCCAGGTCGTCACCTTTCACGCCAGCCAGAAGCTCAAGGACCAGGTCCAGGGCGCGGCTGGAGCCGACCCGGGTGCTGCCTGA